The following are encoded together in the Spiroplasma apis B31 genome:
- a CDS encoding PTS sugar transporter subunit IIA, whose product MKKERQFRILNILINYKNVEKEMLISYFDISQKTLNRDFEEINIFLKGLGDFIILDNDNNIEFKGNTENILQKLQLDDNFLMKEEWLLYIFLILLRDKKTTKLQLADDLDISLNIIEDDIDELRNICNKQKINLTISKQGLKIADVTEENEIEAVVELTTKCLLFKKVYSILKLNKIEKLFSSYIYTTLKKKYNIDIYNKIFHWIIEYTSNHINISNLNAILLSIKITYWLNHSKNSILLEKLKDSAYYNEFIDNIGGLYCSDDINHFLSKKISIDKNKNSVIEFVNNLDKGLFKLFNEKLCLDNNIKERIVNHLASNIYIQNVDEFVIKEYSRSLQPYKMKFVELWEEIEKNLALYFRDLKSFEVLAYEIFIHVLVWFDTYIYNEKLKLLTICIGGFGQSVMIKNHLKSIYRNADVENLPYSSVNKKLLMKYDLVISSIDLSEYKLPNILAMPIILILSKKNDIHKIISEKIYRNLIGEKMETQILKAENILIKQKAKSKIDAIKQCGNLLIEQGYITEDYVNSMIEREKKFSVYIGNYLAIPHGINDDGVIKDGIVIVHYDEPVDYDSNPVHFFIGIAAKSDNHVDILSNIAEKMMDIDFVEDLIKNPSKDRILKEFNF is encoded by the coding sequence ATGAAAAAAGAAAGACAATTTAGAATTTTAAATATACTAATAAATTATAAAAACGTAGAAAAAGAAATGTTGATTAGTTATTTCGATATTAGCCAAAAAACTCTAAATAGAGATTTTGAAGAAATCAACATTTTTTTAAAGGGCTTAGGAGATTTCATTATTTTAGATAATGATAACAACATTGAGTTCAAAGGAAATACGGAAAACATTCTTCAAAAGTTGCAGCTAGATGATAATTTTTTAATGAAAGAAGAATGATTATTATATATTTTCTTAATCTTACTGAGAGATAAAAAAACTACAAAATTACAACTAGCAGACGATCTAGATATTTCTTTAAATATCATTGAAGATGATATTGATGAGTTAAGAAATATTTGTAATAAACAAAAAATAAATTTAACAATTAGCAAACAAGGATTGAAAATTGCAGATGTCACTGAAGAAAATGAGATTGAAGCTGTTGTAGAACTTACAACTAAATGTTTGTTATTTAAAAAAGTTTACTCGATTTTGAAATTAAACAAAATAGAAAAACTTTTTTCTAGTTACATTTATACAACACTAAAGAAAAAATATAATATTGATATTTATAATAAGATATTTCATTGAATAATTGAGTACACATCAAACCACATTAATATATCTAACTTAAATGCCATTTTGCTATCGATCAAAATTACGTACTGATTAAATCATTCAAAGAACTCTATACTATTAGAAAAACTTAAAGACTCAGCTTATTATAACGAGTTCATTGATAATATTGGTGGGTTATATTGTAGTGATGATATTAATCACTTTTTAAGTAAAAAGATCTCAATAGATAAAAATAAAAATAGTGTTATCGAATTTGTAAACAATCTGGATAAAGGATTATTCAAGCTATTCAATGAAAAATTATGTCTAGATAACAATATAAAAGAAAGAATTGTAAATCACTTGGCATCAAATATTTATATTCAGAATGTGGATGAGTTTGTTATCAAAGAATACTCAAGAAGTTTACAACCATACAAAATGAAGTTTGTTGAACTATGAGAAGAAATTGAAAAAAATTTAGCTTTATACTTTAGAGATCTAAAATCATTTGAGGTTCTTGCATATGAAATATTTATACATGTGCTTGTATGGTTTGATACATACATATATAATGAAAAACTAAAGCTCTTAACTATCTGTATTGGGGGGTTTGGTCAGAGTGTTATGATTAAAAACCACTTAAAATCAATTTACCGAAATGCAGATGTTGAGAATTTACCTTACTCATCGGTTAATAAAAAACTTCTAATGAAATACGATTTAGTTATTTCTTCAATTGACTTAAGTGAATACAAATTACCAAACATTTTAGCTATGCCAATTATTTTAATTCTAAGTAAGAAAAATGACATACATAAAATAATAAGTGAAAAAATATATAGAAATTTAATAGGTGAGAAAATGGAGACACAAATTTTAAAAGCAGAAAATATATTAATAAAGCAAAAAGCAAAAAGCAAAATTGATGCCATAAAACAATGTGGTAATTTACTTATAGAACAAGGTTATATTACAGAGGACTATGTGAACTCAATGATAGAAAGAGAAAAAAAGTTCTCCGTGTACATTGGTAACTATTTAGCCATTCCTCATGGAATAAACGATGATGGAGTAATAAAAGATGGAATAGTTATTGTCCATTACGATGAACCAGTAGATTATGATTCAAATCCTGTGCACTTTTTTATAGGAATAGCAGCTAAATCTGACAATCATGTAGATATATTATCAAATATTGCTGAAAAGATGATGGATATTGACTTTGTCGAGGATTTAATCAAAAATCCTTCAAAAGATAGAATACTAAAGGAGTTCAACTTTTAA
- a CDS encoding mannitol dehydrogenase family protein, translated as MKILHYGAGNIGRGFIAPILLNSGFVTEFYFIDNNKELINKLKNSKEYKIKYLDESNKVDTVKGYKALLSNELESNLSLETIDVITTSIGSGNLKHIISQVISIIEAKQKSNTPLIIMCCENGEKVSSFFKNQIEEHHVINNDLIKFVDVMVDRIVPNEVSDDLSIKVEPYYSWVANEDAWPEQTNKFETITYTNNIDAEICKKVWMLNGAHAAIAWKEWTLTKFEKKYINITLNDAKDHTLLYFLQDYLKEISEIVSVEFNYDKEKLEDFIETIIKRFTNNYIKDDFERVARNTIKKLQLDERIMKPFLIAKKNDISFVKLKETIKNAFSYNNTNDEDGTIIQSLLQENKSLDYIIKKLVENIDDSIIQLITN; from the coding sequence ATGAAAATTTTACATTATGGTGCTGGTAATATTGGTCGTGGTTTCATTGCTCCGATATTATTAAATAGTGGTTTTGTAACAGAATTTTATTTCATCGACAACAATAAAGAACTTATAAACAAACTTAAAAACAGCAAAGAGTATAAAATAAAATATTTAGATGAAAGCAATAAAGTTGATACCGTTAAAGGTTATAAAGCATTGTTATCTAATGAACTAGAGAGCAATTTGAGCTTAGAAACCATTGATGTGATAACAACCTCAATTGGCTCAGGAAATTTAAAGCATATCATAAGTCAAGTTATAAGTATAATAGAGGCTAAACAAAAATCAAACACACCATTAATTATAATGTGTTGTGAGAATGGTGAAAAAGTATCTTCATTCTTCAAAAATCAAATTGAGGAGCATCACGTTATAAATAATGATTTAATAAAATTTGTAGATGTTATGGTGGACAGGATCGTTCCAAATGAAGTATCTGATGACTTGAGTATCAAAGTTGAACCTTATTATTCTTGAGTAGCGAATGAAGATGCTTGACCAGAACAAACTAATAAATTTGAAACAATAACATATACAAATAACATTGATGCAGAGATTTGTAAAAAAGTATGAATGCTAAATGGAGCTCATGCAGCTATAGCTTGAAAGGAATGAACACTTACAAAGTTCGAGAAGAAATACATAAACATAACGTTAAACGACGCTAAGGACCACACTCTTCTTTATTTTTTACAAGATTATTTAAAGGAAATATCTGAAATAGTTTCAGTTGAATTTAATTATGACAAAGAAAAACTAGAGGATTTTATAGAAACCATTATCAAGAGATTCACCAATAATTATATTAAAGATGATTTTGAGAGAGTTGCTAGAAACACTATTAAAAAATTGCAATTAGATGAAAGAATAATGAAACCTTTTTTAATAGCTAAAAAAAATGATATAAGCTTTGTGAAGTTGAAAGAAACAATTAAAAATGCTTTTTCATATAACAATACTAATGATGAGGATGGAACTATTATTCAAAGTTTGTTACAAGAGAACAAATCTTTAGATTACATAATAAAAAAATTAGTAGAAAATATAGATGACTCAATAATCCAATTGATAACAAATTAA
- a CDS encoding polysaccharide deacetylase family protein — protein sequence MKILKYFVYSFMILTLLFLFGTLVYNSINDKNSYVINRIATKEKVVMLTFDDGPNKVNDKEIIDILESNGATGTFFFTGSNIKKYADENSEKELFKKIKESDMSVGNHSYSHSKYQNNKQKLIDEILETDNLIRENFELDQNYEIPMRMPYLQFYNGLKKVLETTKRTYFTGGYLSGDWDYEKHGHDKIIKRYLDNLKPGEIFIMHSTHYAKLFLNDLIKEIKNRGYEFANFNPSSQRYYKKFGELVW from the coding sequence ATGAAAATTTTGAAATATTTCGTTTATAGTTTTATGATATTAACGCTTTTATTCTTATTTGGAACATTAGTTTACAATTCGATTAATGACAAAAACTCATACGTAATAAATAGGATAGCAACTAAAGAGAAGGTGGTTATGTTAACTTTCGATGACGGACCAAACAAAGTTAATGATAAAGAGATCATTGATATATTGGAATCTAATGGCGCAACAGGTACTTTCTTTTTTACCGGAAGTAATATAAAAAAATATGCTGATGAAAATAGTGAAAAAGAATTATTTAAGAAAATAAAAGAGTCAGATATGTCCGTAGGTAATCATTCATATTCGCATTCTAAATATCAAAACAATAAACAAAAACTAATAGATGAAATATTAGAAACTGACAATTTAATTAGAGAGAACTTTGAGTTAGACCAAAACTATGAAATTCCAATGAGAATGCCTTATCTTCAATTTTATAATGGTTTGAAAAAAGTTTTAGAAACAACAAAGAGAACTTATTTTACAGGTGGCTACCTAAGTGGAGACTGAGATTATGAAAAACACGGTCATGATAAAATTATTAAAAGATATCTTGACAACCTAAAACCTGGTGAAATATTCATTATGCATTCAACACATTATGCAAAACTATTTTTGAACGATTTGATAAAGGAAATCAAAAACAGAGGATATGAGTTTGCGAATTTCAATCCTAGCAGTCAAAGGTATTACAAAAAGTTTGGAGAACTAGTATGGTAA
- a CDS encoding formate--tetrahydrofolate ligase, with product MNKITEVLKTLNLKEDEYELYGNDIAKVNFKNFASLERKAKLVLMTSINPTPAGEGKTTTAIGLTDGLNYIGKKAILALREPSLGPVFGRKGTATGGGESEVIPMDKINLHFTGDIHAITTANNLISASIDSELYWGNKLNIDPENIIWKRCLDLNDRALRKVDLQISKTLSRKEEFTITAASNMMTILSLSKNEEDLRCRLNESIVAYDLNGEEVLLEKLGITGSLMALLKDAIKPNFVLTKHNSPTFVHCGPFANIATGTNSVISTDLALKLGEYAIVESGFGSDLGFEKFMNVVNEQNSFIPHCVVMVVTLRALNLHKDFENNFEHLEKHISHIKNYDLNFLVAINFIEGDDENQLTYLKEWLDEKNYPWEINEAYVKGPKGAEKLAKKVVEISNTNFTFRKLINPMDKIENKISKITENFYFLKDFSITDEAKKEIEKIENSKYRNLPLCMVKSHSAIDGNETKDKNYLLKIKNVRINSGAKFILVFTNAIMSMPGLNKEPNSKSIDVENDRITGLK from the coding sequence ATGAATAAAATAACTGAAGTTTTAAAAACACTTAACTTGAAAGAAGACGAGTACGAACTCTACGGAAATGACATTGCAAAAGTTAATTTTAAAAATTTCGCTTCCTTGGAAAGAAAAGCAAAATTAGTATTAATGACTTCGATAAATCCAACCCCAGCAGGAGAAGGTAAAACAACAACTGCAATTGGTTTAACTGATGGTCTTAACTACATCGGAAAGAAAGCAATTTTAGCTTTAAGAGAACCAAGCTTAGGTCCTGTCTTTGGTAGAAAAGGTACTGCAACTGGAGGCGGTGAAAGTGAAGTTATACCCATGGATAAAATTAATCTTCATTTTACAGGAGATATTCATGCAATAACAACTGCAAATAATTTAATATCTGCTTCTATTGATTCCGAATTATATTGAGGAAATAAATTGAATATCGACCCAGAAAATATAATTTGAAAAAGATGTTTAGACTTAAATGATAGAGCTTTGAGAAAAGTTGACTTACAAATATCAAAAACCTTATCAAGAAAAGAAGAGTTTACGATTACTGCAGCAAGTAATATGATGACTATTTTGTCTTTATCTAAAAACGAGGAAGATTTGAGATGCAGACTTAACGAAAGTATAGTGGCCTATGATTTAAACGGAGAAGAAGTTTTATTAGAAAAATTGGGAATTACAGGTTCATTAATGGCTCTTTTGAAGGATGCTATAAAACCAAACTTTGTTTTAACAAAACATAACTCACCAACTTTTGTACACTGTGGACCTTTTGCAAATATCGCCACTGGGACAAACTCAGTTATTTCAACAGATCTTGCCTTAAAGTTAGGGGAGTATGCTATAGTGGAATCAGGGTTCGGGAGCGACTTAGGTTTTGAAAAGTTTATGAATGTTGTAAACGAACAAAATAGTTTTATTCCTCATTGTGTAGTTATGGTGGTTACTTTAAGAGCATTGAATTTGCATAAAGATTTCGAAAACAATTTTGAGCATTTAGAAAAACACATCTCACACATAAAGAACTATGATTTAAATTTTTTAGTGGCTATAAACTTTATAGAGGGCGATGATGAAAATCAATTAACATATTTAAAAGAATGGCTGGATGAGAAAAATTATCCGTGAGAAATAAATGAAGCATATGTTAAGGGCCCCAAAGGTGCCGAAAAACTTGCTAAAAAAGTTGTAGAGATTTCCAACACAAACTTTACTTTTAGAAAGTTAATAAACCCAATGGATAAAATAGAAAACAAAATTAGTAAAATAACTGAAAACTTTTATTTCTTGAAAGATTTCTCAATTACAGATGAGGCAAAAAAAGAAATTGAAAAAATAGAGAACTCAAAATATAGAAACTTGCCGCTTTGTATGGTTAAGTCTCACAGTGCAATTGACGGTAATGAAACCAAAGACAAAAACTATTTATTGAAAATCAAAAACGTTAGAATAAATAGTGGAGCCAAATTTATTTTAGTTTTTACAAATGCAATAATGAGCATGCCTGGTTTAAATAAAGAACCAAATTCAAAAAGTATTGACGTTGAAAACGATCGTATAACTGGTTTAAAATAA
- a CDS encoding PTS mannitol transporter subunit IICB (CmtA with CmtB possibly forms the mannitol-like permease component of the cryptic mannitol phosphotransferase system, which phosphorylates and transports various carbohydrates and polyhydric alcohols in Escherichia coli; cytoplasmic protein), with protein sequence MDEIIKDLNKKETNNKFSLFLKNNFNKRIAMRRVQKFGGWLSSMIMPIIGLMIAWGLLTAFFIEKGWTPVAIIEEYIVGNVIKYLIPVLIGFNAGRIVHKDRGGFIAAFVVFAVVLGNEYNPGFAENSTSSPQFLSAMIVGPASAGILLGIDKLLDGKVKQGFEMLVNNFVMGFLAFGLGIGAFYGMPYVFNSITWALGELVRLLINNKLIFLSALIVEPAKIFFLNNAINHGVFTALSQDLYRQYGKSILYLLEANPGPGLGALLTIIIFDKKQRGNAAGASVIHFFGGVHEVYFPFILMKIEMLIALIAGGLVGDAIFQIFDAGLIAPASPGSIIAISIFIASGAMNYVGVFLGVFAACATTLLVGSLIHIIMRRKYKSKELSYEEAVDKVNDLKGKESKYLKPNSEHGVSLPNIEDVKTIIFACEAGMGSSAMGASVLRKKLKENKIEVEVINLPVKELPSDAMFVITQEQLTDFAKQKAPNAIHKSITNFLDKNFYDKIILDFNKKI encoded by the coding sequence ATGGACGAAATTATAAAAGATTTAAATAAGAAAGAAACCAATAATAAGTTCTCGCTTTTTTTAAAGAATAACTTTAACAAAAGAATCGCAATGCGAAGAGTACAAAAGTTTGGTGGATGACTCAGCTCGATGATCATGCCAATAATTGGGTTGATGATAGCATGAGGATTATTAACTGCCTTTTTCATAGAAAAAGGATGGACACCAGTTGCAATAATAGAAGAATATATTGTTGGCAACGTAATAAAGTATTTGATACCAGTCTTAATTGGATTCAATGCGGGTAGAATAGTTCACAAAGATCGTGGTGGTTTTATAGCAGCATTTGTTGTTTTCGCTGTAGTGCTTGGGAATGAATATAATCCAGGTTTTGCAGAAAACTCAACATCTTCACCACAATTCCTATCAGCAATGATTGTTGGACCTGCTTCAGCCGGTATCCTTCTGGGAATAGACAAACTGCTAGATGGAAAAGTTAAACAAGGTTTCGAAATGCTTGTAAATAACTTTGTAATGGGATTTTTAGCATTCGGGTTAGGTATAGGAGCCTTTTATGGGATGCCTTATGTATTTAATTCAATCACATGAGCGCTTGGAGAACTAGTAAGACTATTGATAAATAACAAATTAATTTTTCTAAGTGCTTTGATTGTAGAGCCAGCTAAAATATTTTTCCTAAACAATGCAATTAACCATGGGGTATTCACAGCGCTTTCACAAGACTTATATAGACAATACGGAAAATCAATATTGTACTTATTGGAGGCTAATCCAGGACCAGGTCTAGGAGCCTTATTAACAATAATTATATTTGATAAAAAACAAAGAGGAAATGCAGCCGGAGCTTCAGTAATACATTTCTTTGGTGGTGTGCATGAAGTATACTTCCCATTCATCCTAATGAAAATTGAAATGTTAATAGCTTTAATAGCAGGTGGACTTGTTGGTGATGCAATATTCCAAATATTTGATGCAGGATTAATCGCGCCCGCTTCACCAGGTTCAATAATAGCTATTTCTATATTTATAGCTTCTGGTGCTATGAATTATGTTGGAGTATTTCTGGGAGTATTTGCAGCATGTGCAACTACCCTTTTAGTTGGGTCATTAATTCATATTATTATGAGACGTAAATACAAAAGTAAAGAACTTTCTTATGAAGAAGCAGTTGATAAAGTTAATGATCTTAAAGGTAAAGAAAGTAAATATCTAAAACCCAACAGTGAACATGGGGTCAGTTTACCAAATATCGAAGATGTTAAAACTATCATATTCGCCTGTGAAGCAGGTATGGGTTCAAGTGCAATGGGTGCTTCTGTTTTGAGAAAAAAACTTAAGGAAAATAAAATAGAAGTTGAAGTAATTAATCTACCTGTAAAAGAACTTCCAAGTGATGCAATGTTTGTAATTACACAAGAACAGTTAACAGACTTCGCTAAACAAAAAGCGCCAAACGCTATACATAAAAGTATCACTAACTTTTTAGATAAAAACTTTTATGATAAAATCATCCTAGATTTTAATAAAAAAATATAG
- a CDS encoding FAD-dependent oxidoreductase, whose product MKTIVIGTNHAGTTAVRTLRRLDKNMEITTYDRNDNISFLGCGIALWVKGEVKDPAGLFYASPEILKEENINIKMEHEWVSLDTNKKVVRVRNLKTGEEFDDNYDKLVIATGTWPVFPPIEGITLEGVQICKNYHHAQAIKAANNDPKIKKVAVIGAGYIGVELVDAFVAAGKEVSLVDIENRIMPVYYDSEFTENIESEMRNQGVNLALNQKVVKFVGTNGKVNKVITDKGEIEVDYVVFSVGVKPQTDLLKNTLELDAKGAIITNEFMQTSVKDIYAVGDCAQVYNISMNKNSQIALATTAVRTGIMAAVNIVNGDSLTGLGFTGANGIEVFGWKMAAVGLSINAANKLGFDVEEKLFKDSDRPEFMSSYKEVIIKIVWDKKSRKIVGAQVASQNNHTEVMYMFALAIQKGLTIDELPLVDIFFLPHFNKPYNFVTLAGLEVLGLNYFKK is encoded by the coding sequence ATGAAAACTATCGTTATTGGAACAAATCATGCAGGTACCACTGCAGTAAGAACATTACGAAGATTAGACAAAAATATGGAAATAACAACTTATGACAGAAATGATAACATATCTTTCTTAGGATGTGGTATTGCTTTGTGAGTTAAAGGTGAGGTCAAAGATCCCGCGGGATTATTTTACGCATCACCAGAGATATTAAAAGAAGAAAATATTAACATTAAGATGGAACATGAATGAGTTTCTCTAGATACAAATAAAAAAGTAGTTAGAGTTAGAAATCTTAAAACAGGTGAAGAATTTGATGATAATTATGACAAATTAGTAATAGCAACTGGAACTTGACCAGTTTTCCCACCAATAGAAGGGATAACTTTGGAAGGTGTACAAATTTGCAAAAACTACCATCATGCGCAAGCAATAAAAGCTGCAAATAATGATCCAAAGATTAAAAAGGTTGCAGTTATTGGTGCTGGATACATAGGTGTTGAGTTGGTGGATGCTTTTGTGGCAGCTGGTAAAGAAGTAAGTTTAGTGGATATCGAAAACAGAATTATGCCTGTATATTATGACAGCGAATTTACTGAAAATATCGAAAGTGAAATGAGAAATCAAGGTGTAAATTTAGCACTAAATCAAAAGGTTGTAAAGTTTGTCGGTACAAATGGTAAAGTGAATAAAGTGATCACTGATAAAGGTGAAATAGAAGTTGATTATGTTGTATTTTCAGTTGGTGTTAAACCACAAACAGATCTATTAAAAAACACTCTAGAGCTTGATGCAAAAGGAGCAATTATTACAAACGAGTTTATGCAAACTTCTGTAAAAGACATTTATGCTGTTGGTGATTGTGCGCAAGTATATAATATTTCTATGAATAAGAATAGTCAAATAGCATTAGCTACAACAGCTGTTAGAACTGGCATTATGGCAGCAGTAAATATAGTTAATGGTGATTCATTAACAGGTCTAGGTTTCACAGGCGCTAATGGTATCGAAGTATTTGGATGAAAAATGGCTGCTGTTGGTCTATCAATAAACGCAGCTAATAAACTTGGATTTGATGTTGAAGAAAAACTTTTCAAAGACTCAGATAGACCAGAGTTCATGTCTTCATATAAAGAAGTAATAATTAAAATAGTTTGAGATAAAAAATCAAGAAAAATCGTTGGTGCTCAAGTTGCATCGCAAAATAATCACACTGAGGTAATGTATATGTTTGCTTTAGCAATACAAAAAGGATTAACTATTGATGAATTACCACTTGTTGATATATTCTTCTTACCTCACTTCAATAAACCTTACAACTTTGTAACTCTTGCAGGGTTAGAAGTACTAGGCTTAAACTATTTTAAGAAATAA